From the genome of Nocardia sp. NBC_01503, one region includes:
- a CDS encoding lipase family protein: MVVRDRGAQWRTPASTRPLPPGSDPFFRAPNGFALHAPGTVLRSRPVELALLGVVPQQVTAWQLLYRSSDLGGTAEVAVTTVLLPRGATPDPERPLLVFGSAIDAVTDRCAPSYALRLGALSPGSITQLEWLLVANALRRGWAVTIADHVGPQGNFGAAREPGYRSLDGVRAALGFAPLGLRPDTKIAVWGYSGGGMAGAWTVEMAPEYAPELNIVGAALGAPVGDPREVFLRLDGGLFAGFPPLVVAALRRVYPALADVIRKDFTEEGKRLLDRVQNLGPIAALPMLIGRRMENYLHRPLHEVLPELEGMFDDIRLGNNAPACPVLVVHPVNDQVIDVTGIDGQVERYREAGAAVWYVRDRLSEHFSLLPLATPLSLDWLADRIAGKTLTEPTTKTVWSVALWPAQWRGMVELATTAMRVTFGLALTPGSEQVAAEESGLAA, from the coding sequence CTGGTGGTGCGGGATCGGGGCGCGCAGTGGCGGACTCCGGCCTCCACCCGTCCGCTGCCGCCCGGCTCGGACCCCTTCTTCCGCGCGCCCAATGGCTTCGCCCTGCATGCCCCCGGCACTGTACTGCGTAGTCGCCCAGTGGAATTGGCGCTGCTCGGAGTGGTCCCGCAGCAGGTGACGGCGTGGCAGTTGCTGTATCGCAGTAGCGATTTGGGCGGGACGGCGGAGGTCGCGGTCACCACGGTGCTGCTGCCCAGGGGCGCGACACCCGATCCGGAGCGGCCGCTGCTGGTGTTCGGATCGGCCATCGACGCGGTCACCGATCGCTGCGCGCCGTCGTACGCGCTGCGGCTGGGCGCGCTGTCGCCGGGTTCCATCACCCAGCTGGAGTGGCTGCTGGTGGCGAACGCGCTGCGCCGCGGCTGGGCGGTGACCATTGCCGATCATGTAGGGCCGCAGGGGAATTTCGGCGCCGCGCGGGAGCCGGGGTATCGATCACTCGATGGTGTGCGCGCGGCGCTCGGCTTCGCGCCGCTGGGCCTGCGACCGGATACCAAGATCGCGGTGTGGGGTTACTCCGGTGGCGGTATGGCCGGTGCCTGGACCGTGGAGATGGCTCCGGAGTACGCGCCGGAGTTGAATATCGTCGGGGCCGCGCTGGGCGCGCCGGTGGGTGATCCGCGCGAGGTGTTCCTGCGGCTGGACGGTGGCCTCTTCGCCGGTTTTCCACCGCTGGTGGTCGCCGCGCTGCGGCGGGTGTATCCCGCTCTCGCCGATGTGATCCGCAAGGACTTCACCGAGGAGGGCAAACGCCTGCTGGATCGGGTGCAGAATCTGGGCCCGATCGCGGCGCTGCCCATGCTGATCGGCCGCCGCATGGAGAACTACCTGCATCGTCCGCTGCACGAGGTACTCCCCGAGCTGGAGGGCATGTTCGACGACATCCGGCTCGGCAATAACGCGCCCGCTTGCCCGGTACTGGTGGTGCATCCGGTCAATGACCAGGTCATCGACGTGACCGGGATCGACGGTCAGGTCGAGCGGTACCGCGAGGCGGGTGCGGCGGTCTGGTACGTGCGCGATCGGCTGAGCGAGCACTTCTCGCTGCTACCCCTGGCGACCCCGTTGAGCCTGGATTGGCTGGCCGATCGGATCGCCGGGAAAACTCTCACAGAACCCACAACCAAGACCGTCTGGTCGGTAGCGCTGTGGCCCGCGCAGTGGCGCGGCATGGTGGAATTGGCAACTACCGCAATGCGAGTCACGTTCGGACTGGCCCTGACACCCGGTTCGGAGCAGGTC